In a single window of the Raphanus sativus cultivar WK10039 chromosome 9, ASM80110v3, whole genome shotgun sequence genome:
- the LOC108825388 gene encoding putative B3 domain-containing protein At3g24850 isoform X2, whose product MKRIFDLFKRKPRSSVKKPLQNPNGASTSSSSHLFDLNKIPSEKTKNPPNPSSLSSSSSSCLTENNTSSRKRRAVQEGKRSFKKPKVSTLFTWEGKDTPDWMLQLMRDTKGAQDPMLIFEKTLFETDVKPSQSRLSIPFHKLIRNDFLTPAESRIIEEDINNREKMGLGAVLVDQGTKKWGVFLKRWEMNGSWNYALVCGWNDVVKANGLKYGDSISLWSFRCRGVLCFALVPLPM is encoded by the coding sequence ATGAAGAGAATCTTTGATCTTTTCAAAAGAAAACCAAGATCATCGGTAAAGAAACCTCTTCAAAACCCTAACGGTgcttctacttcttcttcttcacatctCTTCGATCTTAACAAGATCCCCTCAGAGAAGACTAAAAACCCACCAAACCCTAGTTCCCtatcatcttcctcttcctcgtGCCTAACAGAGAACAACACAAGCAGCCGCAAGAGACGTGCCGTGCAAGAAGGAAAGCGCAGTTTCAAGAAACCAAAGGTGTCAACTTTATTCACATGGGAGGGGAAAGATACTCCAGATTGGATGCTCCAGTTGATGAGAGACACGAAAGGAGCGCAAGACCCGATGCTAATCTTCGAGAAGACTCTGTTCGAAACAGATGTCAAACCAAGCCAGAGCCGTCTCTCGATCCCTTTCCACAAACTGATCCGAAACGACTTCTTGACACCCGCTGAGTCGAGAATCATCGAGGAAGACATCAACAACAGAGAAAAGATGGGGTTGGGAGCGGTTCTTGTTGACCAAGGCACTAAGAAGTGGGGTGTGTTTCTCAAGAGGTGGGAGATGAACGGTTCTTGGAACTACGCTTTGGTTTGTGGGTGGAACGATGTGGTGAAGGCCAATGGATTGAAATATGGCGACAGCATTAGTCTTTGGTCTTTCAGGTGCCGAGGAGTCCTCTGTTTTGCTCTTGTTCCTCTTCCCATGTGA
- the LOC108825388 gene encoding B3 domain-containing protein At3g25182-like isoform X1, with protein sequence MNTYYSDLTETWSNFSLLVDTAASLHEQERKQTSRKEEEEQRMKRIFDLFKRKPRSSVKKPLQNPNGASTSSSSHLFDLNKIPSEKTKNPPNPSSLSSSSSSCLTENNTSSRKRRAVQEGKRSFKKPKVSTLFTWEGKDTPDWMLQLMRDTKGAQDPMLIFEKTLFETDVKPSQSRLSIPFHKLIRNDFLTPAESRIIEEDINNREKMGLGAVLVDQGTKKWGVFLKRWEMNGSWNYALVCGWNDVVKANGLKYGDSISLWSFRCRGVLCFALVPLPM encoded by the coding sequence ATGAATACATATTACAGCGATCTCACGGAGACGTGGTCGaatttctctcttttggtgGATACTGCGGCGTCGCTTCACGAACAAGAACGCAAACAAACATCTcgaaaagaagaagaggaacagAGAATGAAGAGAATCTTTGATCTTTTCAAAAGAAAACCAAGATCATCGGTAAAGAAACCTCTTCAAAACCCTAACGGTgcttctacttcttcttcttcacatctCTTCGATCTTAACAAGATCCCCTCAGAGAAGACTAAAAACCCACCAAACCCTAGTTCCCtatcatcttcctcttcctcgtGCCTAACAGAGAACAACACAAGCAGCCGCAAGAGACGTGCCGTGCAAGAAGGAAAGCGCAGTTTCAAGAAACCAAAGGTGTCAACTTTATTCACATGGGAGGGGAAAGATACTCCAGATTGGATGCTCCAGTTGATGAGAGACACGAAAGGAGCGCAAGACCCGATGCTAATCTTCGAGAAGACTCTGTTCGAAACAGATGTCAAACCAAGCCAGAGCCGTCTCTCGATCCCTTTCCACAAACTGATCCGAAACGACTTCTTGACACCCGCTGAGTCGAGAATCATCGAGGAAGACATCAACAACAGAGAAAAGATGGGGTTGGGAGCGGTTCTTGTTGACCAAGGCACTAAGAAGTGGGGTGTGTTTCTCAAGAGGTGGGAGATGAACGGTTCTTGGAACTACGCTTTGGTTTGTGGGTGGAACGATGTGGTGAAGGCCAATGGATTGAAATATGGCGACAGCATTAGTCTTTGGTCTTTCAGGTGCCGAGGAGTCCTCTGTTTTGCTCTTGTTCCTCTTCCCATGTGA
- the LOC108823395 gene encoding actin-related protein 2/3 complex subunit 3, producing the protein MVYHSSFVEEEGITKACGCPLLPLKSHIKGPAPVSEQDRTDIVDEAITFFRANVFFTNFPIKSPADKLLIYLTFYINVALKRLEGCRTLAVGTKAIINLGLEDIPVPGEAGFPFPGLFSLPSSQEEAELFRNYLKQVREETSGRLLSVAYRANGTPNKWWLAFAKRKFINVVLL; encoded by the exons ATG GTATATCACTCGAGCTTTGTGGAAGAAGAAGGGATAACAAAGGCATGTGGATGTCCTCTGCTTCCTCTCAAGAGCCATATCAAGGGCCCTGCACCTGTCTCTGAACAAG ATAGAACTGATATTGTGGATGAGGCAATCACCTTCTTCCGCGCCAACGTCTTCTTCACCAACTTCCCCATCAAAAGTCCTGCTGATAAGCTCCTTATTTACTTGACCTTCTATATAAACGTGGCCTTGAAGAGGCTCGAAGGGTGTAGAACGTTGGCTGTTGGAACTAAGGCGATTATCAATTTGGGTTTAGAGGATATCCCTGTTCCTGGAGAAGCTGGGTTTCCATTTCCAGGTCTCTTTTCACTTCCTTCGTCTCAGGAGGAAGCAG AGCTTTTCAGGAACTATTTGAAGCAGGTTCGGGAGGAGACTAGTGGGAGGCTACTGAGTGTAGCGTATAGAGCTAATGGGACGCCAAACAAATGGTGGCTTGCATTCGCCAAGAGGAAATTCATCAACGTGGTTCTCCTCTGA
- the LOC108823393 gene encoding pantothenate kinase 1 isoform X1 yields the protein MDPKDYCFSTQISHLALDIGGTLIKLVYFSPNGDNSQDGSIVVGNGCSVVKGRLCFAKFETRKIDDCLDFIRFNILQHSGVQHPNGTTRDKFPVKATGGGAFKFAELFKEKLGIVFDKEDEMHSLVSGVNFLLKTVPREAFTYLDGQKEFVQIDHNDLYPYLLVNIGSGVSMIKVDGDGKYERISGTSLGGGTFLGLGKLLTKCKSFDELLELSHQGNNRVIDMLVGDIYGGTDYSKIGLSSTAIASSFGKAISDGKELEDYQPEDVARSLLRMISNNIGQIAYLNALRFGLKRIFFGGFFIRGLEYTMDTISVAVHFWSRGEAKAMFLRHEGFLGALGAFTSYKDQSHSNDLKPHHQAVQRAVLKCSGDDSFRHTLVAANINDGEAIECSINLV from the exons ATGGATCCAAAAGATTATTGCTTCTCGACTCAAATCTCTCATTTGGCTCTCGACATCGGAG GGACTTTGATAAAGCTTGTCTATTTCTCGCCCAATGGAGACAATTCCCAAGACGGAAGCATCGTCGTTGGTAACGGTTGCTCCGTCGTGAAAGGGAGGCTATGTTTCGCCAAGTTCGAGACAAGAAAGATCGATGATTGTTTAGATTTTATCCGGTTCAATATTCTTCAACATTCCG GTGTTCAGCATCCGAATGGCACAACGCGCGATAAATTTCCGGTTAAG GCCACAGGTGGTGGAGCATTTAAGTTTGCTGAGCTGTTTAAGGAGAAACTTGGAATTGTTTTTGATAAGGAAGATGAGATGCATTCTCTTGTTTCTGGTGTCAACTTTCTCTTaaag ACAGTGCCAAGGGAAGCATTTACCTATTTGGATGGCCAAAAAGAGTTTGTGCAGATCGACCATAATGATTTGTATCCATATCTACTTGTTAATATCGGCTCTGGCGTTAGCATGATCAAG GTCGATGGAGATGGAAAGTATGAGCGAATAAGTGGGACAAGCCTTGGTGGAGGAACATTTTTAGGTCTTGGAAAGCTTTTAACAAAATGCAAGAG TTTTGATGAGCTGCTGGAGTTAAGCCACCAGGGAAATAACAGAGTGATTGACATGCTTGTGGGTGATATCTACGGTGGAACAGATTACTCAAAG aTTGGTCTCTCCTCAACGGCCATAGCTTCCAGCTTCGGTAAAGCGATTTCTGACGGCAAAGAACTGGAAGATTACCAGCCAGAAGATGTAGCAAGATCACTTCTAAGAATGATATCTAACAACATCGGTCAG ATTGCTTACTTGAATGCGCTAAGATTCGGCCTTAAGCGTATATTCTTTGGTGGGTTTTTCATCCGTGGGCTCGAGTACACCATGGACACAATATCTGTTGCTGTTCATTTTTG GTCGAGAGGTGAGGCAAAAGCAATGTTCTTAAGACATGAAGGGTTTCTCGGAGCCTTAGGCGCGTTCACGAGCTACAAAGATCAGAGCCATAGTAACGACTTGAAACCTCATCATCAAGCTGTGCAAAGAGCAGTTCTGAAGTGCTCAGGTGATGATAGCTTTCGACACACCCTAGTAGCTGCTAATATAAATGATGGTGAAGCCATTGAATGTAGCATCAATCTAGTTTAA
- the LOC108823393 gene encoding pantothenate kinase 1 isoform X2, which translates to MDPKDYCFSTQISHLALDIGGTLIKLVYFSPNGDNSQDGSIVVGNGCSVVKGRLCFAKFETRKIDDCLDFIRFNILQHSGVQHPNGTTRDKFPVKEKLGIVFDKEDEMHSLVSGVNFLLKTVPREAFTYLDGQKEFVQIDHNDLYPYLLVNIGSGVSMIKVDGDGKYERISGTSLGGGTFLGLGKLLTKCKSFDELLELSHQGNNRVIDMLVGDIYGGTDYSKIGLSSTAIASSFGKAISDGKELEDYQPEDVARSLLRMISNNIGQIAYLNALRFGLKRIFFGGFFIRGLEYTMDTISVAVHFWSRGEAKAMFLRHEGFLGALGAFTSYKDQSHSNDLKPHHQAVQRAVLKCSGDDSFRHTLVAANINDGEAIECSINLV; encoded by the exons ATGGATCCAAAAGATTATTGCTTCTCGACTCAAATCTCTCATTTGGCTCTCGACATCGGAG GGACTTTGATAAAGCTTGTCTATTTCTCGCCCAATGGAGACAATTCCCAAGACGGAAGCATCGTCGTTGGTAACGGTTGCTCCGTCGTGAAAGGGAGGCTATGTTTCGCCAAGTTCGAGACAAGAAAGATCGATGATTGTTTAGATTTTATCCGGTTCAATATTCTTCAACATTCCG GTGTTCAGCATCCGAATGGCACAACGCGCGATAAATTTCCGGTTAAG GAGAAACTTGGAATTGTTTTTGATAAGGAAGATGAGATGCATTCTCTTGTTTCTGGTGTCAACTTTCTCTTaaag ACAGTGCCAAGGGAAGCATTTACCTATTTGGATGGCCAAAAAGAGTTTGTGCAGATCGACCATAATGATTTGTATCCATATCTACTTGTTAATATCGGCTCTGGCGTTAGCATGATCAAG GTCGATGGAGATGGAAAGTATGAGCGAATAAGTGGGACAAGCCTTGGTGGAGGAACATTTTTAGGTCTTGGAAAGCTTTTAACAAAATGCAAGAG TTTTGATGAGCTGCTGGAGTTAAGCCACCAGGGAAATAACAGAGTGATTGACATGCTTGTGGGTGATATCTACGGTGGAACAGATTACTCAAAG aTTGGTCTCTCCTCAACGGCCATAGCTTCCAGCTTCGGTAAAGCGATTTCTGACGGCAAAGAACTGGAAGATTACCAGCCAGAAGATGTAGCAAGATCACTTCTAAGAATGATATCTAACAACATCGGTCAG ATTGCTTACTTGAATGCGCTAAGATTCGGCCTTAAGCGTATATTCTTTGGTGGGTTTTTCATCCGTGGGCTCGAGTACACCATGGACACAATATCTGTTGCTGTTCATTTTTG GTCGAGAGGTGAGGCAAAAGCAATGTTCTTAAGACATGAAGGGTTTCTCGGAGCCTTAGGCGCGTTCACGAGCTACAAAGATCAGAGCCATAGTAACGACTTGAAACCTCATCATCAAGCTGTGCAAAGAGCAGTTCTGAAGTGCTCAGGTGATGATAGCTTTCGACACACCCTAGTAGCTGCTAATATAAATGATGGTGAAGCCATTGAATGTAGCATCAATCTAGTTTAA